From Megalops cyprinoides isolate fMegCyp1 chromosome 18, fMegCyp1.pri, whole genome shotgun sequence, one genomic window encodes:
- the LOC118792908 gene encoding LOW QUALITY PROTEIN: protein mono-ADP-ribosyltransferase PARP14-like (The sequence of the model RefSeq protein was modified relative to this genomic sequence to represent the inferred CDS: deleted 1 base in 1 codon) encodes MGTEEYPVFFDVVNLEEKQKERIEKYFQIRRKSGGGESGQMEKVGPNTYKIAFKQRDAQERVLQRGEHVLETPDGCTQLCVRRRLQADTPPSHTRKGDSGVAVPPGVGSAEAQAERVWQLDPYLLRYLGDSPQAARFLQLQLTALGCSAQLRPEAGQVLLTGTSGAGQWEAQVDEVFGKVQDRYRCHYEAEPQRVAVLLQRRLLAGEGEGEGEGEGVRVYGQPGEGFAVLVGEGPQVAERLKLLQTLLLQEGRGDISSTCRLGRARLRLLWEELQRDLRELAPAVRLSRSNPAQLLLEGPAAQVRLARDRVQERAGGVAERAVQGVSPQLLSFLREEGSGALGAVLGGGSAPVEVELSDTELRLLSLSPGAVEEAQSTLLHTFLEEEVQLADAALLPLLKEALKAEELRLNQGKRRVGVRYRSSGGAGCGSVQLLGYRKEVQALRERLRSFQEQQETVEEAMILPSREVADSLSELLALLGLDLSGVQLTPARPPRPAAVLTGSRQRVAEVRGRVVAALGSVVQDELTLDQPGALRFFQGSGREYLQAVGRTHRCLIQLQGLGPVPREEGGASYRLRGGLCVRVRRGDITMETADALVNAANEDLEHCGGVAAALSGAGGPQVQQESRALVWRVGRVPTGGAVETGPGALPCRVLLHAVGPTWAGVAGDAARARELLESAVWAVLRQAEGRGCRSLAMPCISSGIFGVPPELCARAIVGVLRSFGETPHSLTCVTLLDVSEEVVRAMRDACDALLSVGSAAEAAGGGHASAALYPSLPPADPAAPASRVQVRVILGTVEDQKVDAVVSPMLGSELTSSRVGKCLKAKGGAGLVAAFERACRSGGGAGAELLQVDGVPGLLCRCVLFARCLRWDRSFQGPAVEALRRAVRAALSVCETRVFRSVAFPAIGTGAALGFPHQLVSRVLLEEIQQHEQNRVSAADFLILLVIHPSEGQSAAAFQASQHALNLSGFRTETHPEQASFYQHLSSNQNEVTAMVGGVKLQLVFGDIVRETTDVIVNSTDFSGHHTGVSKAILTAAGHSVQTELDRVRSPADGIFVSPAGGLSCQAIVHVCGQAELSRVRRLMGKVLKLCEQKGFRSVAFPAVCAGAAGLDCSAVSKAMLDGIGSAVRDSSFLSVSVIRIILLLQSVFLAFRFELECRFGAMAPSPTLRERGRQVWRGIRDALTPSHSVRSSDSMAMALPSYRPPPAVLRVLGPGLQEVQGAQTALRGVLLRQLFQKELWEEELQQLNPSERDALLELARDRGVSVELARDWGVSVERGRAGGVSVERARDRGVSVERARDRGVSVERARAEGVSVERARDRGVSVERARAEGVSVERARDRGVSVERARAEGVSVERGRVVLRGLKEEVLEVCDGVQRALSGALRRQLQEREQALVALSVQWALSTPAGGWAEVDRPTNCLLEQAFQRGVACVDIRHGPDGAVFQVQPQVRRATNQNTGYTCDVKRVELLTGFSLPACWDALAPGEPLRRVQLQPGSPEYHTAAHGFLQTCPQHNIQAIERVQNRHLWRAFWGKKQQLEEKNGPGQVGETTLFHGTLSQACDSIEKGGFNRSFAGAHVGARFGVGVYFAVKASYSAQPLYSPPDGAGLRYMYAARVLTGRYTTGKSGMRVPPPRSSADPNDRFDSLVDNVQNPNMFVIFHDDQAYPEYRITFK; translated from the exons ATGGGCACGGAGGAGTACCCTGTGTTTTTTGACGTGGTCAATctagaggaaaaacagaaggagaggatCGAGAAATACTTTCAGATAAGGAGAAAGTCTGGCGGGGGCGAGTCTGGTCAGATGGAGAAGGTCGGACCCAACACCTACAAGATCGCCTTCAAACAACGAGACG ctCAGGAGCGGgttctgcagagaggagagcatgTGCTGGAGACTCCGGATGGCTGCACGCAGCTGTGTGTGCGCAGACGTCTGCAGGCAGACACACCACCGTCACACACACGAAAG GGTGATTCGGGGGTAGCAGTGCCCCCTGGCGTTGGATCTGCAGAGGCGCAGGCAGAGAGGGTGTGGCAGCTGGACCCGTACCTGCTGCGTTACCTGGGAGACAGCCCTCAGGCAGCACgcttcctgcagctgcagctcactgcGCTCGGCTGCTCCGCGCAGCTCCGCCCAGAGGCGGGGCAGGTGCTGCTGACGGGCACGTCCGGGGCGGGGCAGTGGGAGGCACAGGTGGACGAGGTTTTCGGGAAGGTGCAGGACAGGTATCGCTGCCACTATGAGGCGGAGCCACAGAGGGTGGCGGTGCTGCTGCAGCGCCGCCTGCTGGCcggcgagggcgagggcgagggtgagggcGAGGGCGTGCGGGTGTACGGCCAGCCGGGGGAGGGCTTCGCCGtgctggtgggggaggggccgCAGGTGGCTGAGCGGCTGAAGCTGCTGCAgaccctgctgctgcaggagggccGCGGTGACATCAGCAGCACCTGCCGCCTCGGCCGGGCCAGACTCCGCCTGCTGTGGGAGGAGCTGCAGCGGGACCTGAGGGAGCTGGCTCCCGCAGTGCGGCTGTCCCGCAGCAACCCggcccagctgctgctggagggccCGGCCGCGCAGGTGCGCTTGGCCCGGGACCGGGTGCaggagagggcggggggggtggcagaGCGGGCGGTACAGGGCGTGTCCCCGCAGCTGCTTTCTTttctgagggaggaggggtCGGGGGCGCTGGGGGCGGTGTTGGGGGGTGGCTCCGCCCCCGTGGAGGTGGAGCTGAGTGACACTGAGCTGCggctcctgtctctctccccggGGGCGGTGGAGGAGGCGCAGAGCACCCTGCTCCACACCTTcttggaggaggaggtgcagctGGCAGACGCcgctctccttcccctcctgaAGGAGGCGCTGAAGGCGGAGGAGCTGCGTCTGAACCAGGGGAAGCGCAGGGTTGGGGTGCGGTACAGGAGctcggggggggcggggtgcgGCAGCGTGCAGCTGCTGGGCTACAGGAAGGAGGTGCAGGCCCTGAGGGAGCGGCTCCGCAGCTtccaggagcagcaggagacaGTGGAGGAGGCCATGATTCTCCCCAGCCGGGAGGTGGCTGACAGCCTGTCCGAGCTGCTCGCCCTGCTGGGCCTGGACCTCTCAGGGGTGCAGCTGACCCCCGCGCGCCCTCCGCGCCCCGCGGCCGTGCTGACGGGCTCACGACAGCGGGTGGCTGAGGTGCGGGGGCGGGTGGTGGCGGCGCTGGGCTCCGTGGTGCAGGACgagctgaccctggatcagccGGGCGCGCTGCGCTTCTTCCAGGGCTCGGGCCGGGAGTACCTGCAGGCGGTGGGCCGCACCCACCGCTGCCTCATCCAGCTGCAGGGGCTGGGGCCCGTGCCCCGCGAGGAGGGCGGGGCCAGCTACCGCCTGCGGGGGGGTCTGTGCGTGCGGGTGCGGCGGGGGGATATCACCATGGAAACGGCGGACGCCCTGGTGAATGCGGCCAATGAGGATCTGGAGCACTGTGGGGGCGTGGCGGCGGCGCTgagcggggcg ggggggccgCAGGTGCAGCAGGAGAGCCGGGCGCTGGTGTGGCGCGTGGGCAGGGTGCCGACGGGCGGGGCCGTGGAGACCGGCCCCGGGGCCCTCCCCTGCCGTGTTCTGCTGCACGCTGTGGGGCCCACCTGGGCGGGTGTGGCCGGGGACGCGGCGCGGGCGCGGGAGCTGCTGGAGAGCGCTGTGTGGGCGGTGCTGCGGCAGGCGGAGGGGCGGGGCTGCCGATCGCTCGCCATGCCTTGCATCAGCTCCGGCATTTTCGGCGTGCCGCCCGAGCTGTGCGCCCGCGCCATCGTGGGCGTGCTACGCAGTTTTGGTGAGACCCCGCACTCCCTCACCTGCGTCACCCTGCTGGATGTGAGCGAGGAGGTGGTGAGGGCCATGCGGGACGCTTGCGAcgctctgctgtctgtggggaGCGCTGCAGAGGCCGCAGGGGGGGGACACGCCTCCGCTGCACTCTacccctctctgcccccagcagaccctgcagctcctgcatcCCGGGTGCAAGTCCGGGTCATCCTGGGAACTGTGGAGGATCAGAAG gtggATGCTGTGGTCTCGCCCATGCTGGGGTCTGAGCTGACGTCCTCCCGGGTGGGGAAGTGCCTGAAGGCGaagggtggggcggggctggtGGCGGCGTTTGAGCGGGCGTGTCGGAGCGGGGGCGGCGCGGGGGcggagctgctgcaggtggacGGGGTACCTGGTctgctgtgcaggtgtgtgctgtttgcTCGGTGCCTGCGCTGGGACAGGTCCTTCCAGGGCCCCGCTGTGGAG GCTCTACGCCGGGCGGTCAGGGCGGCTCTGAGCGTGTGCGAGACCCGGGTCTTCCGCTCCGTGGCCTTCCCTGCCATCGGAACCGGCGCCGCTCTGGGCTTCCCTCACCAGCTGGTGTCCCGGGTTCTGCTGGAGGAGATCCAGCAGCATGAACAGAACCGAGTCTCTGCAGCCGACTTCCTCATTCTCCTTGTCATCCACCCCAGCGAAGGCCAGTCTGCCGCC GCATTCCAGgcatcccagcatgctctgaaCCTGAGCGGCTTCCGGACAGAAACACATccagagcagg cttcatTCTATCAGCAcctctcctccaatcagaaTGAGGTCACAGCGATGGTGGGAGGAGTCAAACTGCAGCTGGTCTTTGGCGACATCGTCAGGGAGACGACTGATGTCATTGTCAATTCCACTGATTTCTCAGGGCATCACACTG gTGTGTCCAAGGCCATCCTGACTGCTGCTGGGCACAGTGTTCAAACTGAGCTCGACAGAG tgaGGTCCCCAGCGGATGGGATCTTCGTGTCGCCGGCGGGCGGGCTCTCCTGCCAGGCCATTGTGCACGTGTGCGGCCAGGCGGAGCTGAGCCGCGTCAGGAGGCTGATGGGGAAGGTGCTGAAGCTGTGTGAGCAAAAGGGATTCCGCTCCGTCGCCTTCCCCGCAGTGTGCGCTG GTGCAGCAGGGCTGGACTGCAGCGCGGTCTCCAAGGCGATGCTGGATGGCATCGGCTCGGCGGTGAGAGACTcgtccttcctctctgtctctgtcatccGCATCATCCTCCTGCTGCAGTCCGTCTTCCTGGCCTTCAG GTTTGAGCTGGAGTGCAGGTTTGGAGCGATGGCTCCCAGCCCCACCCTACGAG agagggggaggcaggTGTGGAGGGGAATTCGGGACgccctcaccccctcccacagCGTGCGCTCCTCAGACAGCATGGCAATGGCGCTGCCGTCATACCGCCCCCCCCCGGCGGTGCTGCGGGTGCTGGGGCCGGGCCtgcaggaggtgcagggggCACAGACCGCCCTGCGGGGGGTGCTGCTCAGGCAGCTCTTCCAGAAGGAGCtgtgggaggaggagctgcagcagctcaaCCCGAGCGAGAGAGACGCACTGCTGGAGCTCGCCCGAGACCGGGGGGTGAGCGTGGAGCTCGCCCGAGACTGGGGGGTGAGCGTGGAGCGGGGCCGGGCCGGGGGGGTGAGCGTGGAGCGGGCCCGAGACCGGGGGGTGAGCGTGGAGCGGGCCCGAGACCGGGGGGTGAGCGTGGAGCGGGCCCGGGCCGAGGGGGTGAGCGTGGAGCGGGCCCGTGACCGGGGGGTGAGCGTGGAGCGGGCCCGGGCCGAGGGGGTGAGCGTGGAGCGGGCTCGTGACCGGGGGGTGAGCGTGGAGCGGGCCCGGGCCGAGGGGGTGAGCGTGGAGCGGGGCCGGGTGGTGCTGCGGGGCCtgaaggaggaggtgctggaggtgTGTGACGGGGTGCAGCGGGCTCTGAGCGGCGCCCTCCGCAGGCAGCTGCAGGAACGGGAACAGGCGCTGGTGGCGCTCAGCGTACAGTGGGCCCTCAGCACCCCTGCTGGAGGCTGGGCGGAGGTGGACAGGCCGACCAATTGCCTGCTTGAGCAGGCGTTCCAGAGGGGCGTGGCCTGTGTGGACATCCGTCACGGCCCCGATGGGGCGGTCTTTCAGGTGCAGCCACAGGTGCGCCGGGCCACCAATCAGAACACAGGATACACCTGTGACGTGAAGAGAGTCGAGCTGCTCACAG GCTTCAGCCTCCCTGCCTGCTGGGACGCTCTGGCCCCTGGAGAGCCGCTGAGGAGAGTGCAGCTCCAGCCCGGATCACCTGAGtaccacacagcagcacacgGCTTCCTGCAGACCTGCCCCCAGCACAACATACAGGCT ATTGAACGTGTGCAGAACCGGCACCTGTGGAGAGCGTTTTGGggaaagaagcagcagctggaggagaagaacGGGCCGGGGCAGGTGGGGGAGACGACGCTGTTCCACGGCACGCTCAGCCAAGCCTGCGACTCCATCGAGAAAGGAGGGTTCAACAGGAGCTTCGCTGGAGCTCACG TGGGGGCGCGTTTCGGCGTGGGGGTGTACTTCGCAGTGAAGGCCAGCTACTCCGCCCAGCCGCTGTACTCGCCGCCGGACGGGGCGGGGCTACGCTACATGTATGCTGCGCGCGTGCTGACAGGCCGCTACACCACGGGAAAATCCGGCATGAGGGTCCCGCCCCCACGCTCCTCCGCCGACCCCAATGACCGCTTCGACAGCCTGGTGGACAACGTGCAGAACCCCAACATGTTTGTCATCTTCCACGACGACCAGGCGTACCCCGAGTACCGAATCACCTTCAAATGA
- the LOC118793460 gene encoding uncharacterized protein LOC118793460 gives MEIEQEEGGMGDRFVRGRSYRRLQGMLRKANQASFRTKKVMGTVAVSDDTPEEEHPPHFNETHHVLKIPPPVPPKPKILQTPPPVPPKPDIFQIAPPVLPKPDIFQTPPPVLPKTDIFQTIPSDFKSDLFQTTPPILPKTDLFQTTPSDPKSDLFQTTPSDPKSDLFQIMPSDPKSDLFQTTPSDPKSDLFQIMPSDFKSDLFQTTPSDPKSDLFQTTPTVLPKSDLFQTTPTVFPESDLFQTTPTVFPESDLFQTTPTVPPKSDLFQTTPTVLPEPDIFQIMPSDFKSDLFQTTPTVPPKCDLFQTTPTVLPKSDVFQIMPSDPKSDLFQTTPSDPKSDLFQIMPSDFKSDLFQTTPSDPKSDLFQTTPPVLPKHDIFQTTPSDPEEDIFQTLPSDPKKDIFQTLPSDMKQDIEPWTAEDYPVYENILLIGEEKCVEDWPENSPELDPDWKPSGRLRLRRESLRVQSEMQNHCREEDVQHDGRETHWKSKRGRRFSLQFIPRRDSKERSGDECSEKGADLFRGREGDDEEQDGGEDCRSQQKRGKKFKISFLTPRDPKERSGDECSEKGADLFRGREGDDEEQDGGEDCRSQQKRGKKFKISFLTPRDPKGQEELMEDPPGATCNNYHLSEAAEAEWFSSQRDEWLMKGAEAEETTGVEEGDTDSLMEWWNTVEQWDELPSDDEKLPEEEEVKAFTVMAEKVQKGIFVFNKLFVEQAEGLWQHVIDLNAIADDINNFHKKAKIASITGGTTTAVGGVTAIAGLALAPVTMGASLIITAVGIGVATAGGLTSASATISDTVNNSHDRKKVEKILEDYQAKMADVSKCLRFIRQGMEKLQEYNLLKLSPAHCQDRLISRAVQMGSEAGGTVDRALHIAGQAGSVLAGLCHRMDSYFVGKDLRELKKGCKTEFAAKIREVAEQLHEGLVELNSIREELQEAVYI, from the exons ATG GAGATAGAGCAAGAAGAGGGGGGCATGGGGGACAGGTTTGTGAGAGGACGG AGTTACAGGAGACTGCAGGGGATGCTGAGAAAGGCAAACCAGGCCTCCTTCCGAACAAAGAAG GTTATGGGCACTGTGGCTGTGAGTGATGACACGCCGGAAGAGGAGCACCCCCCTCACTTCAATGAGACACACCATGTCCTCAAGATCCCGCCCCCTGTCCCTCCTAAACCCAAAATTTTAcagacccctccccctgtccctcctAAACCTGACATCTTCCAGATTGCACCCCCTGTCCTTCCTAAACCTGACATCTTCCAGACCCCACCCCCTGTTCTTCCTAAAACTGACATCTTTCAGACCATACCCTCTGACTTTAAATCTGACctctttcagaccacaccccctaTCCTTCCTAAAACTGACctctttcagaccacaccctcTGACCCCAAATCTGACctctttcagaccacaccctcTGACCCCAAATCTGACCTCTTTCAGATCATGCCCTCTGACCCCAAATCTGACctctttcagaccacaccctcTGACCCCAAATCTGACCTCTTTCAGATCATGCCCTCTGACTTTAAATCTGACctctttcagaccacaccctcTGACCCCAAATCTGACCTCTTTCAGACCACGCCCACTGTCCTTCCTAAATCTGACCTCTTTCAGACCACGCCCACTGTCTTTCCTGAATCTGACCTCTTTCAGACCACGCCCACTGTCTTTCCTGAATCTGACctctttcagaccacacccactGTCCCTCCTAAATCTGACCTCTTTCAGACCACGCCCACTGTCCTTCCTGAACCTGACATCTTTCAGATCATGCCCTCTGACTTTAAATCTGACctctttcagaccacacccactGTCCCTCCTAAATGTGACCTCTTTCAGACCACGCCCACTGTCCTTCCTAAATCTGACGTCTTTCAGATCATGCCCTCTGACCCCAAATCTGACctctttcagaccacaccctcTGACCCCAAATCTGACCTCTTTCAGATCATGCCCTCTGACTTTAAATCTGACctctttcagaccacaccctcTGACCCCAAATCTGACctctttcagaccacaccccctgTCCTTCCtaaacatgacattttccagACCACACCCTCTGATCCTGAAGAGGACATCTTTCAGACCCTGCCATCTGATCCTAAAAAGGACATCTTTCAGACCCTGCCCTCTGACATGAAGCAG GACATTGAACCCTGGACCGCTGAGGACTACCCTGTCTATGAGAATATCCTCCTCATCGGAGAG gagaaGTGTGTGGAGGATTGGCCAGAGAACAGTCCAGAGCTGGATCCTGACTGGAAGCCG TCCGGCCGGCTGAGACTCCGGAGGGAGTCGCTGAGG GTGCAGTCGGAGATGCAGAatcactgcagagaggaggatgtGCAGCACGACGGGCGAGAGACGCACTGGAAGAGC aagagaggaaggagattCAGCTTACAATTCATCCCAAGAAGAGATTCGAAG gaGAGGAGTGGGGATGAGTGTTCAGAGAAAGGGGCAGATCtcttcagaggcagagagggagacgaTGAAGAGCAGGATGGAGGGGAAGACTGCAGATCG CAACAGAAGAGAGGCAAGAAATTCAAAATCTCATTCTTAACACCCAGGGATCCAAAG gaGAGGAGTGGGGATGAGTGTTCAGAGAAAGGGGCAGATCtcttcagaggcagagagggagacgaTGAAGAGCAGGATGGAGGGGAAGACTGCAGATCG CAACAGAAGAGAGGCAAGAAATTCAAAATCTCATTCTTAACACCCAGGGATCCAAAG GGCCAGGAGGAGCTGATGGAAGACCCACCTGGAGCCACCTGCAATAACTACCACCTGTCAGAGGCAGCAGAG gcagaGTGGTTTTCCTCTCAGAGGGATGAATGGTTGATGAAGGGTGCTGAGGCTGAGGAGACCacaggggtggaggagggg gacACTGACAGTCTAATGGAGTGGTGGAACACAGTGGAAC AGTGGGATGAGCTGCCCTCAGATGATGAGAAGTTaccagaggaagaggaggtcaA ggCATTTACAGTCATGGCTGAGAAGGTGCAGAAGGGGATCTTTGTTTTTAACAAGCTGTTTGTGGAGCAGGCCGAGGGCCTGTGGCAGCACGTCATCGACCTCAACGCCATCGCTGATGACATAAACAACTTCCACAAGAAGGCCAAGATCGCCAGCATCACCGGTGGCACAACCACCGCGGTGGGAGGGGTCACTGCCATCGCCGGGCTGGCCCTCGCCCCTGTCACCATGGGGGCGTCTCTGATCATCACGGCTGTGGGGATAGGCGTGGCCACCGCAGGCGGCCTCACCTCTGCCTCCGCCACCATCTCCGACACCGTCAACAACTCCCACGACCGCAAGAAGGTGGAGAAGATCCTGGAGGACTACCAGGCCAAGATGGCGGACGTCAGCAAGTGTCTGCGCTTCATACGGCAGGGCATGGAGAAGCTTCAGGAGTACAACCTGCTGAAGCTGAGCCCAGCACACTGCCAGGACCGGCTCATCAGCAGGGCGGTACAGATGGGCAGCGAGGCAGGCGGCACCGTGGATCGGGCCCTGCATATCGCGGGCCAGGCCGGCTCCGTGCTGGCGGGTCTCTGCCACCGCATGGACAGCTACTTCGTGGGCAAAGACCTGCGCGAGCTGAAGAAGGGCTGCAAGACGGAGTTCGCTGCCAAGATCCGCGAGGTAGCAGAGCAGCTGCACGAGGGGCTGGTGGAGCTCAACAGCATCCGAGAGGAGCTGCAGGAAGCCGTCTACATCTGA